In Leptolyngbya sp. NIES-2104, the genomic window GACTCCGACAAGGTAAATCAACGGGTATCGAGCGCGTAGCATCAGATCAAGCTGCTCGACTATTTCTTCGTGAGAGTGGGAGAGATTAGAAGCCATGTGCGCTATTGTGGCAGAAACTCCTCGATTCGATCATAGTTCAAATATACCATAATCAAGGAATATGTCCGATTCTCCGAATGAATTTGATGCTGTCTTAGGAAATTCTGCCCGTCCGATGATGGGTAGTGTAGTCTTGGGCGGACTTGAAGGAATTCGGCAACGCTTAAAAAGCGATCGCATTGATCAACGAATTGCTGCACTACAGCAAGTTCAACACGCACCAGCAGGATTAGATTTATTAGTTCAGGCGTTGAATGATTCTGCGATCGCAGTTCAAAAAGTTGCTTACAAGTTATTGCAGCCTTATCCTGAATTGCTGCAAAACTATCCCCACTATCGACTGTTTGAATGTTTAGCAGCATTGAAAGGGCATCACACTGGAATTACTGCGATCGCACTAGCAACTCAGCATTTAAGGTATTTCGATCGCAAAGTTGCGATTAGTGCGAGTCGAGATGGACTGATTCAAGTTTGGGATATTGCCGCAGAAGAAGCAACGTTTAGCATTCCTGCTTATACATTTGTGTACACGATTTCGATCGATACAGAAGCAGATATTTTTACAATTCAAGGGGCTAGACGACAGATTAAATCTTGGAGCTTGAAGAATGGGCAAGAGATTGATCCGACTGAAATCAAGCTCAGACAGATTGCATCAGTGACGCGGAACAACGATCGCTATTTGATCAGCGGCAGTCAAAACACGATCAAGGTTTGGGATTTGCAAGCAGGGCGAGAAATCTGCCAATTGAAAGGACATCAAAGTTTAGTTACCGCTGTTGCAGTCAGTGAGGATCAAGCTTTGATTGTGAGTGGAAGTGAAGATCGAACTGTCCGGATCTGGGGAATTGCAGATCAGCTTTGAGAAACAGCGATCGCATGAATTTGTGTGTGTCGATCGACAACAATTCCAGGCTTGAATAATTGAATCAGAGCCAGGTTAAATTCTAATAACAATCTGATGTTTGAACTGTGCGATTGAGACCAATGCTTCCGAATGCGCTACACTTTCTTCTACGAATTAGGGAAATGCGATCGTGGCTCAAGTCGTTCTCGAAAACGTCTACAAATCCTATCAGAAGGGAGATCAAAGCGAAAATTCTGCTGTTTTGCGATCGATTAATCTTTTGATCGAAGACGGCGAATTTATGGTTCTGGTTGGACCTTCAGGCTGTGGGAAAAGTACGCTGCTCAGGCTCATTGCTGGACTCGAAGAACTCACGGCTGGAAACATTCGAGTGAGCGATCGCGTTGTCAATGATCTCCCGCCGAAAGAACGCGACATCGCCATGGTGTTTCAGAACTATGCACTCTATCCGCACATGAGTGTCTACGATAATCTTGCATTCGGACTGCGCCGCACTAAGTTAGATGGACAAAATGCGAATTGGTCAGAGAATATAGCAGTCGGAATTACCCGAAATTTGCCATCTGGAATGCGGTTTGTTAGCGATCGAGAAAAAGCCGTGCAAGAACGAGTCAAACTGGTGGCTCGAATGCTACAAATCGAGCCATTGTTAAATCGACTACCCAAACAGCTTTCGGGTGGACAAAAACAGCGCGTCGCGCTCGGTCGAGCCATGGCACGCAATCCACAAGTTTTCCTAATGGATGAACCGTTATCGAACTTAGATGCAAAACTCAGAGCCGAAACACGGGCGCAGATTGTCAAACTTCAGAGACAACTCGGAACCACAACGATTTATGTGACGCACGATCAAACTGAAGCGATGACTATGGGTGATCGCATTGCCGTGATGAACGCGGGACAAATCCAACAACTTGCCACACCGTTAGAACTCTACACCCGTCCTGCAAATCGATTTGTCGCGGAGTTTATCGGTTCACCGCCTATGAACTTTCTACCCGTCCAAGTCCGCGCCCCGCTCACCTTACATCACGCCTTATTTCAACTCACACTACCTGAACGCTGGGGAGCCGCGCTAAACCGCTACAACGGCGAAATGATCACACTGGGAATTCGCCCTGAGCATCTAATGTTCGCTGATTCCACCCCAAAATCTGTTTTGGTTGCTGTCGATTTAGTCGAGGCTTTGGGACATGAAACCGTTCTGTCTGTACGTTTGGCAGACAATTCCGACACGATGCAAGTCCGGATCGAACCCGATCGCCCTGTAAAACTTGGTGAAGCTCTGCGGCTTGATTTCCCCACAGACAAAATCTATCTATTCGATAGTAAAACGGGTGCAGCGATCAGCCCTTATTAATTGCTCTCAATCTAATTTACTTTTTGGGAACTCTATTGATCAACGTGTTTTACATCAGGGTTTCAGGATGATTGGCGAAATTGAGCAGACCGCATTAGAGCTTTGGCAAGTTCTCGATCGAGTTGCCGCTCCAATTTTTATCAAAGATCGTCAGCATCGAGTCATATTTGCAAACCGCGCACTCTGCCAGCGATCGCACTACAGCCTTCCAGAATTTCTCGAAAATGTCGATCGCATTCTGTCCGCTGAGATCAGAGACGATGAAGCCATTTTTCTCACCGGAACTCAAGTGACCCAATCCGGCTATCTCCATGATGCGACGGGGATTGCTCAGGAGATTTCGATCGTCAAAGCGATCACCTATGATGCAGTCGGAACACCTTACATTGTTGCCACGATCGCTGATGTGCTGACTCAACCCAAAGCAACTCAACTAGAGCAGGAAATCCAAGAGCGAAAAGCCGCAGAAGCCGCCCTAGTGCGATCGCAGCAACGCCTAACCCTGCTCATTCAACAATCACCGTTTATGTTCGTGGAGTGGACGGCTCAATACCAGATTCAGACTTGGAATGCCACTGCTGCTAGAGTTTTCGGGTATCGGCGCTCAGAAGCGGTGGGTCGATCGCTCGATGAAATCTTACCAGAACTCGCACGAGAAGAAGTACTCAATCAAATTGCGCCCTTGTTAACACAATCAGGAGTCACTCAGCAAGTTCAAACCCATCAAACCCAGAGCGGTCAAACCATTGTCTGTGAGTGGTATCACTATCCTTTACTCGCCCCAAACGGCAGCGTTCTGAGCATTGTTTCGATGGGAATTGACATCACCGATCGCGTTCAGAGCGAAGCCGAACGCCGACAAGCAGAGATTGCCCGATTAAAATCTGAGAAACGATTGTCTCTACTGATTCAACATGCTCCTTTAGCGATCATTGAATGGACACCTGAATTGCTCGTCAAAGACTGGAATCCAGCGGCTGAGAGAATGTTCGGGACATCGCGGATCGAAGCGATCGGGCAATCTTGCGATCGCTGGACTCCAGAAAAGGTTCAACCCGAAATGAACAAAGTTATCACTAAATTAATTGAGTGCAAAGGTGGGACGCATAACATCAATGAAAACATTAGAAGCAACGGAGAAATCATTACTTGTGAATGGTACAACAATCAGATTTTAGATTTCGATGGAAACGCGATTGGCATTGTTTCGATGGTGATGGATATTACCGATCGCATTCGACTCGAAACCGAACGAGAGCAAACCGCGATCGCGCTGAAACAATCCGAATCTCAACTCCGCCAACAAACTCAAGAACTCGAAAACGCCTTCAAACAGCTTCAAAAAACTCAGGCGCAACTCATTCAAAACGAAAAAATGTCCAGCTTAGGGCAACTCGTCGCAGGCATCGCTCACGAAATTAACAATCCAGTGAGTTTTATCTATGGCAATGTTGAACCTGCAAAGCAATACATTGAAGATTTGCTCCATGCAATCCATCTCTACGAAACCGATCACCCGCTTCCAAGTGAACGAATTGCTGAGCAATTACAAGACTTAGATTTAGAGTTTACTCGACATGACTTATTCAAGCTGCTCGATTCGATGGGAACTGGAGCAGAGCGAATTCGGGACATTGTGCAATCGCTGCGAAGCTTTTCGCGCCACGATGAAGCCGATCTCAAAGCCGTTGACTTACACGAAGGAATTGACAGCACACTGATGCTATTGCAGCATTTGTTGAAATCGAATCGCGCCTCTGGAAATCCGATTCTTCGCCCCACGATTCAGGTGATCAAACAGTATGACAAGTTGCCGAAAGTGCAGTGCTATGCCGGATTATTGAATCAAGTCTTGATGAATCTGTTCTCGAATGCGATCGAAGCGATTAACGATCGTTGGCAAGCTGAAGAAATCGATTTCACACCGACCATTGAGATTCAAACTTCTCTCTTTCAAGAGACAGAAACTGCGGAATGGGTGAGAATTGCGATCGCGGATAACGGTATCGGTATGACTACGGCAACTCATCGCCGCTTATTTGATCCCTTTTTCACGACAAAACCTGTGGGACAAGGATCAGGACTCGGTTTATCTGTGAGTTATCAAATCGTGACTGAGCAACATGAAGGGCGATTGAAATGTGAGCGAACCTGCGATCGAGGTGCCACTTTTGTGATTGAAATCCCAGTGAAACAGTTGTTGTGGAGTTGAGCGGACTTATCCGGTAAACTGGGCTACGCTGCGATTCAATTGTTTAGATCCATGCGTCAAATCAGATCTTGGAAAACGTTCACGATATTTACAATTTTGGGAGTTGTTCTCAGTTGGCTTGTCAGTTGTGGAAGTGGAACCCCAACAGGACAAAATGCAGCCGATGATCAGCTTGATTTTTGGACGATGCAACTCAGTCCGCAATTTGATGACTATTTCAAATCGCTGTTTGCCAAATTTGAGCAAGAAAATCCAGGTGTGAAAATTCGCTGGACTGATGTTCCGTGGGCGGAAATGGAACGTAAGATTCTTACATCGGTTGCCGCAAAAACGGCTCCAGATGTGGTGAATCTCAATCCTGGATTTGCGTCTCAGTTAGCAGAACGCGGAGCCTGGATGAATCTAGATGAGAAGATTCCAGCCGATGTGAAGCAGCAATACTTTCCGGGAATTTGGCAAGCCAGTATACTGAACGGTCAAACCTTTGGTGTGCCTTGGTACCTCACAACGCGGGTCGCGATCTACAACACAGATTTAATGAAGAAAGCAGGAATCGCGAAACCGCCTACCACTTATGCAGAACTCGCTCAAGCTGCAAAGCAAATTAAAGACAAAACTGGAAAATATGCCTTTTTTGCAACCGTCGTTCCGAATGATTCCGGCGAAGTGATGGAATCATTCGTTCAGATGGGGGTTCAGCTTGTCGATTCTCAGGGCAAAGCCGCGTTTAATTCACCTCAAGGCAAAGCCGCGTTTCAATACTGGGTGGATATGTACAAAAATGGCTTGATGCCGAAGGAAGTTCTGACTGAAGGACACCGACACGCGATCGATCTTTATCAACAAGGCAATACCGCAATCCTGGCATCCGGAGCCGAATTTCTGAAGACCATCTCCAAGAATGCGCCTTCGATCGCGAAAGCTTCTCAGTCCGCGCCCCAAATCACCGGAGACACAGGCAAAAAGAACGTTGCCGTGATGAATGTGGCAATTCCGAAAGACACCGATCAGCCGGATGCCGCCGTAAAATTTGCGCTATTCCTGACTAACAATGAGAATCAGCTTGCCTTTGCCAAAGCAGCAAACGTCCTTCCTTCAACGATCCAGGCAACGAGGGATACTTATTTTACGACTGCACCCGCGAATGCAACCTCGATCGACAAAGCCAGAATTGTCAGCGCCGGACAGCTTCAACAAGCAGAAGTCCTAATTCCCGTAATCAAAAATATCAAGTCCTTGCAGCAAACGATCTACGAAAATCTTCAAGCCGCAATGCTCGGACAGAAAACGGTCGATCAAGCCCTCTCTGACGCTGCCCAAACTTGGAACAGCCAATCTTAAAGAAATCCCTCACTCAAAGTCCCCCACTCATGGGGGATTTAGGGGACACAAGCCGCCAACAATGAAGCGATCGAATCAGAATCCCGGACTCTTAGCCGCTCACAAGAAATCGTATCGGTCAAAGTCGAACGCGCTCCTGCGTGAATTTCCAAATGAGCCGCTTGGGGCGCTTCAAACATCAGCCGCTCTCCCGGAAAAACGACCCGCTCAAAATACCAGTTTGGAAGATCCACAATGCGAACGATTTGAATGTGGCGCGTCGCATTCGTATAGCAGCAAAGGGTTGCAGCACTAACTTGAGAATTCATTTGCTAAACCAAAAAATCAAACTTTGGCGATCGTAACAGCCTTTTTTAATTCCGAAGCTCTTCCTTTTAGCAGATTCACAGGGTTCCCAGAGAAACTAATTTTCTGCGCTTTCGCACTCCGAAAAATCGCCTAAAAGCTTGTTCTATCTTCGATCAGAGCAATTTTAAGCCGGAAATTTTATATAAAGCTTTCATGAAACGGGGCTGAGAAAGCGTAAGGATTGTGTTTGAATCAGAGAGTTGAGGTTGTCTCCGTGTTCATCACGGTGCAATCTGGTATCAATCAGAAAAAGATGAGTATTCAGACGGTTGACTTTCAAGGAGTTTTTCTCCAGCCAAGGTCAGAACTGCAATTCTAAATCCTTCTACCAAGACTTAGATTTACAGTTCCAGCCCGCCCGAATTTCACCTTACATCAGGCGATATCACTTGGAATATTGAAATTAGTCACTGCATCTGCCTGTTCTCGCCAATATTCCTGAATCATGACTTCGAGTTCCGATCGCTGAACTTCTGTTCCGATCGTTGCATTTCCCGGCGTTTCAAAAAAAATCGTGCTGTACTCTTTATCCATCGCCAGCATCTGAAACAGGATATGTGTCACCGGAACAGGCAACGCGATCAAATTCGGATCAGCCAAATTATAAGGACTAGAAGCCACGTCCTTGAGGCTGGGAAAGGCATAAATGACGTTTTTCTCAGGTTCGTTCTGGGCACGATGACCAAGCGTTAGCATCACCCAATTTTGATCGAGCGTCTGCACCACGTAGTATTGAAGATGTCGTAACCGTTGCGCGATCGCGCCTAACACGGGAGCGATCGACTCAATCAACTCAGGAGTAGAGCCGTCTTGGGGAGCTTCATCGATTAGCGTTTGAAGCTGTTGATCTAAATTCATAAACCGTGCCATCCGCAAATAATCAGGGATTTCTACCACTATTGTGATCTAGGCATCACAAAAAAGTTCCATCAAACCAATGAGAGTAAGCCATTGATTTGCACGACACTAGAAACTGTGGGGGAAATCTGCCAGAGCGTGGACGCGATTTTTCAGCTCCTGTTAAACGAACTGAAACAAGCCACCACCGCCTCTGAGCGAAACTGCCGGGAAGTTGCCGATCGACTGACCCAGGAAGTTGTCCGAATCTGTTCAGAAAGCAAACGGATTCAAGCATCTGGAGAAATTCAAACGTGGGCAACCACACTCGCGAAACACCGATTACAGCAATGTTTGACGTACTATCGCCTCGGTTCTCGTCGGGGTCGCGCTGAGTTGCACAGCAATTTGAGCGCGGTGATTTACCGTTACATCACGCCACCGCAAACCCAATCAAGTTATCAAGCGCGGTTAGTTCTAATCGAAGATTTCTTACAAGGCTTCTATATGGAAGCGCTGAATGCGTTTCGTCGGGAGTCGCAGTTGGGAGCGAGTTACACGCCTCGATCGACGTTAGAACTTTCGGAATATATGGCGTTCACCGAGCGCTACGGCAAGCGGCGAATTCCTCTTCCCGGACATCGCAATCAGCAACTCATTATTCTCCGAGCGCAAACCTTCTCACAACAGCAACCGATCGAAACCCTAGTCGATCTAGAGCAAGCTGCTGAAGGTTCGATGTCCGAGGGCGAAAATCCTTGGAACATGGCATCGATTCAGCAGGTTCGCGAACAAATGGTCGCTCAAGAACCGGAATTGGCAGAAGACACCCTACGCCAATCGGTGATTAAAGAACTCGTTGCCTACCTCGAAGAACGCAAGCAAACCGACTGCATCGACTACTTCACGTTGCGGCTTCAAGATTTGCCTGCGAATGAAATCGAAGCGATTTTGGGCTTAACCCCACGCCAGCGGGATTACTTACAGCAACGATTCAAATACCATTTGATTCGATTCTCGTTCTCGCACCATTGGGAACTCGTCCACCAGTGGCTAGAGGCAGACTTGGAGCGCAATCTCGGACTCTCGAATCGCCAGTGGCAAACGTTACAACAACGCGCCACGGCAAATCAAGCAAAACTCTTGGATCTCAAGCAACAAAAGTTACCGGAAAGCACGATCGCACAACGATTAGGTTGCACCGTGAATCAAGTTCAGAAACAATGGTTTAAACTCCTTGAGCAAGCTTGGGAAATTCGTAATGACCAAGATTCCGGAGGAACCATCACGGCTGATGAATAGGGTGTTATCACAATGGATCACAACTTAGACAAGAGAACACAAGTTCTATTAAAACTGTTACAAAATCTCGGTCTTGTCGATCGACCTGATCTCCAGACAGATTTGCTACAGCCGCCCCTAAATCGTGATCCAGTCAGTGACTCCGTTCGTGGGATTAGTTCCTTCCGAACGCGCTCCTCACACGAGGATTCATCACACCAACCGGGAGAGATACCTGCTGTGCAAGATCGTTTTCATGCGCTGCTAAAACATCGTCTTCTTCAGGAAGCTCAGAACAATCCGCCTCTTTTCCCTTGGGAAAAAGAATCTGTGGATTATGATGCTGAGCCGTCCCGAACGGAAGCGCAACCTGCTTTAGTGGCTGCATCTGTTTGGTTACAACAAATTCGTCACATGAATTTGCCGATTCCCATGCCCGAAGCGGTCATGACCGAACTTCTGGCGCGGTGCCAATCGGTGTTATTCTCCTCGCTCCGAGAAGGAGCAAAATTGGTTCGGGCAGTCGATACGCTGTTTCCGGGTCAAACTCAACTGCTGAACAATGTTGCGGGTTACGTGATGGTGTCACCGGCTCGGTCTAAGGTTGCCAAGCTGCAAGACCTCGCGATCGAAATTGGCGAAGAACTGCCCCAGTCCTACGAAGGCGCGATCGAGACGCAACAAATGGCGTTATCGCTCTTAGCAGCACGGGAAATTCTCAGCACGTTGATGCTGACGGTTTCGACGGATCACCCACAATTAGAGCGCGAATGGCTCACCGAACTGGGAGCGTTTACGCTGAAGGTTGGGTATGAAACTGAGCGGTTATCGATCGAAGCGATGCTTCCTTGTGGCGGCAGTTTGTCGTTTCAGGGCGACGAGTCTCGATCGCTCGTCGATCGCAATGATGCGGGTCGATTGAGCTTGGAGATTCGGGAATTCGATGTCGATCGTGTTTACCCGTTAGAGATTCGCTTGGGTGAGCAGGATTTACTGACGTTTGCGATCGGTGTTCAGAAATAAAATTTGAGGCTGTGATTCAAGGGTGGAGGCGAATTGCTTCCACCCTTCATTTTTTTGCTTACAAAGCTTCGATTTTGACGGCTCTGTCGTTGTAGATTAGCTCCCCTCACCTAAGAAACAATGCAGCGTTAGTTGCACGTGAGACAGGATTAATATTCCTCAATTTCGCTCACTTAACTGTTGCTCTAATTGAGCAATACGAGCGTGTAGGGGAGCCACTATCGTCTCTACTTCAGCCGCCGAGTAGCGAATCGGGATGTGCTGCGGACAGTTCTCGCTGATTGCTTCTACATGGAAAAGAATTGCACGTTCAACCTCAGCGAGATAACCAGGAACTCGAAGCTGCTCGATTAATTTCGCATCTCCTTCAACAAATTCGGCTCTGCCCCAAATCTTGATGCGTTTGCGGTGACGGTAATCCATCAGAAATAGAAATGCCTTATCATTGCCGGACAGATTGCCGATCGTAATGTACTGTACATTGCCCGCGAAATCAGCAAAGCCTAGTGTTTTTTCGTCCAGCACCTTGAGGAATCCTGGTGAACCCCCGCGAAACTGAATGTAAGGGTAGCCCTTAGAACTGACCGTTCCTAAATAAAACCCATCGAGCTGAGCAATAAATTCCTCAATTTTTGGGGTGATGGTATCGTTAGCAGAACCACTGGCGATATATTTCTCATAAGTTTGCCGCGATCCTCGTTGTTCCTGTGCAGCTTTGACTTCAGGTGTGAATGCAATTTCTCCAAACTTGCGTGGCATAATCTTCTCCTAAACGGTGCTCGATGCTTCAATTCCATTCATCGCGATGAAACCGGGAAGACGTTTGACGCGATCGAGCCACTCAAGCACGCTGGGATAATTGTCGAGACTAATCTTGCCATCGGGACTTAGGGCAATGTAAGGAAACACTGCAACATCAGCGATTGTTGGATGTCCCAGTTCCAGCCATTCCTGCTGTGCTAGATGATGATTCAGTTGAGTCAAGATAAACTCAGATTTTTGAGTTGCCAGTTCCAAATTGATGCTTGTGAGATTAAACAGATGATGCAAGCGTGCCGATTCGGGACCCTGTCGGATTTCCCCTGCTGTTGTTGAGAGCCAGCGCACGACTCGACTCATCGATTCTGCCTCCAATGGTAGCCAAGACTGATCACCATACTGCCGTGCTAAATACACCAGAATCGCTTGGGCATCTGGCAGCACGATGTCTTCGTCAACCAGAACTGGAACTTGTCCAAATGGATTTAGAGCCAAGAATTCAGGCTGTTTGTGTGCGCCCTTGAGCAAATCGACTTGAATCCACTCGTAATTTAGGTTCAGCAGCGACAGCATGAGTTTTGCTTTGTAGCTGTTGCCAGAAACGCTGTGTCCATAAAGTTGAAGCATGATTTGTTTTTTCCGAAGTGTACCGTTCGTCCGGTCTAACTAACTGTACCGAACGTTTGGTATACTGTCAATCAGTCCGTTTAACTTTCCACTCATGCCTAAAGAAACCCACATTCCTTGCTTATTGCGTCTATTTCGGCAATATGGCTATGATGGTGCAACTCTAGCCAAAATCTCTGAGGCAACAGGGTTAGGAAAAGCTAGCCTTTACCACCACTTTCCTAGGGGCAAAGATGAAATGGTTGAAGCAGTGCTAGATGCTCTAGAAGGCTGGATGAATCAAAATATCCTACAAGCGCTAAAAGCTTCAGGTGATCCCCTATCTCGATTCGAGCAAATGTGCGATCGCTTAAGCGAAGTTTATGAAGAAGGAACACAACCTTGCTTATCAGCAATTTTGCTGTTAGGTTCTGCTCGTGATATATTTCACGATCGCGTCAAAGTACTCTACCGGGCTTGGATTGAAGCGATTGCAGAAGTTTTAGTGACGGCGGGTTTAGATCACACAGCAGCGACGCAGCGAGGAGAAGATGCTGTCATTACAATTCAAGGTAGTTTAATTCTGTCCCAGGGGCTGAATGATTCTGTTTCTTTTCAAAGAGCTATCAAACAGTTGCCACAGCAGTTATGCAGGGATTTAAACCTATAGCTCTTTACTGAATTGATCGACTCTAATCTCGATCGACTTCCCGCAATGCCTCAAGATAGTCGATCGCGGCTTCCATCCGACTTCGATAATTACAAGCAAATTCCTCAAACCATCGCCCCTCACTCGAATTCGGGTCAAGCATCTTTAACCATTCCTCAGCCCGAACAACTAAAGCTTGGCGGCGCTGTTGCTTGAGTTGTTCAAGGCGTTCTTGTTTTTGTTGGGCTTCTTGGTTGAGAGAGTCTTGGCGCTCTTGCTTTAATTCATCGAAAAGACGATCGCTAGACGGACTAGGGACAACCTGCGGTGAACCATCGATTTGTTTGAGCAAATCATCGATCGACGATCGCGCCGCGTTTGCAGCAGGGCGAGGTTCAGCAGGAGAATTGTTCAGACTGTTGAGTAATTTATCGATCTCATCCATCGTCCGTCTTGTAGATTAATCAGCGATCGCGTTCATCAACACTTCGGCAAGACTCAAATCTGCCATGTCATCCATTGTAATCGTGTCGCAGATGTCGAACTTCGCGCCCACACCGGAAAGCTGATCATCAAGTGCCGCGAGAAACTGTTTTGCTCCTGGGTCGTTACCGATTTGGAGGAAGGTGATTGCGAGTTCTTCATCGCGTTCCATTTGTTGAGTGGAGCGGATGATTGCATCGATCACGGCTCGTCGATCGTCGGGTGCGCCATCGGTTACGACTAGAATCGTTTCGCCTGATTTGGTTTTTCCAGCGGC contains:
- a CDS encoding ABC transporter ATP-binding protein produces the protein MAQVVLENVYKSYQKGDQSENSAVLRSINLLIEDGEFMVLVGPSGCGKSTLLRLIAGLEELTAGNIRVSDRVVNDLPPKERDIAMVFQNYALYPHMSVYDNLAFGLRRTKLDGQNANWSENIAVGITRNLPSGMRFVSDREKAVQERVKLVARMLQIEPLLNRLPKQLSGGQKQRVALGRAMARNPQVFLMDEPLSNLDAKLRAETRAQIVKLQRQLGTTTIYVTHDQTEAMTMGDRIAVMNAGQIQQLATPLELYTRPANRFVAEFIGSPPMNFLPVQVRAPLTLHHALFQLTLPERWGAALNRYNGEMITLGIRPEHLMFADSTPKSVLVAVDLVEALGHETVLSVRLADNSDTMQVRIEPDRPVKLGEALRLDFPTDKIYLFDSKTGAAISPY
- a CDS encoding PAS domain S-box protein encodes the protein MIGEIEQTALELWQVLDRVAAPIFIKDRQHRVIFANRALCQRSHYSLPEFLENVDRILSAEIRDDEAIFLTGTQVTQSGYLHDATGIAQEISIVKAITYDAVGTPYIVATIADVLTQPKATQLEQEIQERKAAEAALVRSQQRLTLLIQQSPFMFVEWTAQYQIQTWNATAARVFGYRRSEAVGRSLDEILPELAREEVLNQIAPLLTQSGVTQQVQTHQTQSGQTIVCEWYHYPLLAPNGSVLSIVSMGIDITDRVQSEAERRQAEIARLKSEKRLSLLIQHAPLAIIEWTPELLVKDWNPAAERMFGTSRIEAIGQSCDRWTPEKVQPEMNKVITKLIECKGGTHNINENIRSNGEIITCEWYNNQILDFDGNAIGIVSMVMDITDRIRLETEREQTAIALKQSESQLRQQTQELENAFKQLQKTQAQLIQNEKMSSLGQLVAGIAHEINNPVSFIYGNVEPAKQYIEDLLHAIHLYETDHPLPSERIAEQLQDLDLEFTRHDLFKLLDSMGTGAERIRDIVQSLRSFSRHDEADLKAVDLHEGIDSTLMLLQHLLKSNRASGNPILRPTIQVIKQYDKLPKVQCYAGLLNQVLMNLFSNAIEAINDRWQAEEIDFTPTIEIQTSLFQETETAEWVRIAIADNGIGMTTATHRRLFDPFFTTKPVGQGSGLGLSVSYQIVTEQHEGRLKCERTCDRGATFVIEIPVKQLLWS
- a CDS encoding sugar ABC transporter substrate-binding protein, yielding MRQIRSWKTFTIFTILGVVLSWLVSCGSGTPTGQNAADDQLDFWTMQLSPQFDDYFKSLFAKFEQENPGVKIRWTDVPWAEMERKILTSVAAKTAPDVVNLNPGFASQLAERGAWMNLDEKIPADVKQQYFPGIWQASILNGQTFGVPWYLTTRVAIYNTDLMKKAGIAKPPTTYAELAQAAKQIKDKTGKYAFFATVVPNDSGEVMESFVQMGVQLVDSQGKAAFNSPQGKAAFQYWVDMYKNGLMPKEVLTEGHRHAIDLYQQGNTAILASGAEFLKTISKNAPSIAKASQSAPQITGDTGKKNVAVMNVAIPKDTDQPDAAVKFALFLTNNENQLAFAKAANVLPSTIQATRDTYFTTAPANATSIDKARIVSAGQLQQAEVLIPVIKNIKSLQQTIYENLQAAMLGQKTVDQALSDAAQTWNSQS
- a CDS encoding DUF1830 domain-containing protein, giving the protein MNSQVSAATLCCYTNATRHIQIVRIVDLPNWYFERVVFPGERLMFEAPQAAHLEIHAGARSTLTDTISCERLRVRDSDSIASLLAACVP
- the hetZ gene encoding heterocyst differentiation protein HetZ, yielding MDAIFQLLLNELKQATTASERNCREVADRLTQEVVRICSESKRIQASGEIQTWATTLAKHRLQQCLTYYRLGSRRGRAELHSNLSAVIYRYITPPQTQSSYQARLVLIEDFLQGFYMEALNAFRRESQLGASYTPRSTLELSEYMAFTERYGKRRIPLPGHRNQQLIILRAQTFSQQQPIETLVDLEQAAEGSMSEGENPWNMASIQQVREQMVAQEPELAEDTLRQSVIKELVAYLEERKQTDCIDYFTLRLQDLPANEIEAILGLTPRQRDYLQQRFKYHLIRFSFSHHWELVHQWLEADLERNLGLSNRQWQTLQQRATANQAKLLDLKQQKLPESTIAQRLGCTVNQVQKQWFKLLEQAWEIRNDQDSGGTITADE
- a CDS encoding pyridoxamine 5'-phosphate oxidase family protein; the protein is MPRKFGEIAFTPEVKAAQEQRGSRQTYEKYIASGSANDTITPKIEEFIAQLDGFYLGTVSSKGYPYIQFRGGSPGFLKVLDEKTLGFADFAGNVQYITIGNLSGNDKAFLFLMDYRHRKRIKIWGRAEFVEGDAKLIEQLRVPGYLAEVERAILFHVEAISENCPQHIPIRYSAAEVETIVAPLHARIAQLEQQLSERN
- a CDS encoding glutathione S-transferase family protein, whose translation is MLQLYGHSVSGNSYKAKLMLSLLNLNYEWIQVDLLKGAHKQPEFLALNPFGQVPVLVDEDIVLPDAQAILVYLARQYGDQSWLPLEAESMSRVVRWLSTTAGEIRQGPESARLHHLFNLTSINLELATQKSEFILTQLNHHLAQQEWLELGHPTIADVAVFPYIALSPDGKISLDNYPSVLEWLDRVKRLPGFIAMNGIEASSTV
- a CDS encoding TetR/AcrR family transcriptional regulator translates to MPKETHIPCLLRLFRQYGYDGATLAKISEATGLGKASLYHHFPRGKDEMVEAVLDALEGWMNQNILQALKASGDPLSRFEQMCDRLSEVYEEGTQPCLSAILLLGSARDIFHDRVKVLYRAWIEAIAEVLVTAGLDHTAATQRGEDAVITIQGSLILSQGLNDSVSFQRAIKQLPQQLCRDLNL
- a CDS encoding salt stress protein, Slr1339 family, producing MDEIDKLLNSLNNSPAEPRPAANAARSSIDDLLKQIDGSPQVVPSPSSDRLFDELKQERQDSLNQEAQQKQERLEQLKQQRRQALVVRAEEWLKMLDPNSSEGRWFEEFACNYRSRMEAAIDYLEALREVDRD